TTGCCCCGCGTGCCGGTCTGGTGATGGATCCGGGCGGGCCCGTGACCTACAACGGCGTCCAGATCGGGCGCGTGGCCGCCATCGGGCCGACCGAGTACGAGAACAAGCCGGCTGCCAAGTTCACCCTCGACGTGAACCCCAAGTACCTCAAGCTGATCCCGTCCAACGTCAAAGCCGACATTCTGGCGACCACGCTGTTCGGCAACAAGTACGTGTCGCTGACCGCACCCGAACACCCTGCGCGGGAACGCATCACCAGCAAGAACATCATCGCGACCTCGGTGACGACGGAGCTCAACACGCTGTTCGAGACCATCAACAACCTGTCCGAACACGTCGACCCGATCAAGCTGAACCTGACGCTGCACGCCGCGGCCGAGGCCTTGACCGGGCTGGGCGACAAGCTCGGCGAATCGCTGGTCAACGGCAATGCGATCCTCGACGACGTCAACGCACGGATGCCTTCGTTCCGTCGCGACCTCAAGGGCTTCGCAACCCTGGCCGAGGTCTACGCCGACGGAGCGCCGGATCTGATCGGCTTCTTGGACTCCTCGTCCGTCACCGTCAAGACGATCACCAACCAGCAGAAGGAACTGGACGCCGCGTTGCTGGGCGCCGCCGGGGTGGGCAACCTCGGGGCGGATGTCACCCAGCGGTTCGGACCCTACTTCCGTGCGCAGTTCGCCGACCTGGTCCCGGTGTCGGCACTGCTGGACGAGTACAGCCCGGAGTTGTTCTGCGCCATCCGCAACCTCGCCGAGGGCGCGCCCAAGGTCTACGAATTCCTGGGCGGCGACGGCTACGCGCTCGACACCGTCAGTGAACTGGTCGGACCGGCTAACCCGTACGTCTATCCCGAGAACCTGCCGCGTTACAACGCTCGCGGTGGCCCAGGCGGTGCGCCGGGCTGCTGGCAGGAGATCACCCACGACTTCTGGCCGGCGCCTTACCTGGTGGCCGACACGGGAGTCAGCCAAGCGCCGTACAACCACTTTGATATCGGATCGCCCCTGGCCATTGATTACGTCTGGGGTCGCCAAGTCGGGGATAACACGATTAACCCATGAACATCACCAGAACCGCCCTCAAACTTGGTGCCGTCGGCTCGGTGCTGCTGCTCTTCACGGTCGGCCTCGTCGTGGTCTTCGGGCAGATCCGGTTCGACCGGACGGCCCGCTACTCCGCCGAATTCAGCAACGCCAGCGGCCTGCGGCCGGGGCAGTTCGTCCGCGCCTCCGGCGTGGAGATCGGCAAGGTCAAAAAGGTCCGGCTGGTCGACGGAGGCCGTCGGGCTGTGGTCGACTTCGACGTCGACCGATCACTGCCGCTGTTCCAGTCGACCACCGCGCAGATCCGCTACGACGACCTCATCGGCAACCGCTACATGGAGCTCAAGCGGGGCGAGGGTGAGGGTG
The window above is part of the Mycolicibacter sp. MU0102 genome. Proteins encoded here:
- a CDS encoding MCE family protein yields the protein MATGNQNKVHNPPFRIAGVATFAVLALIAGLVYGQFRGSFTKTTSLTMVAPRAGLVMDPGGPVTYNGVQIGRVAAIGPTEYENKPAAKFTLDVNPKYLKLIPSNVKADILATTLFGNKYVSLTAPEHPARERITSKNIIATSVTTELNTLFETINNLSEHVDPIKLNLTLHAAAEALTGLGDKLGESLVNGNAILDDVNARMPSFRRDLKGFATLAEVYADGAPDLIGFLDSSSVTVKTITNQQKELDAALLGAAGVGNLGADVTQRFGPYFRAQFADLVPVSALLDEYSPELFCAIRNLAEGAPKVYEFLGGDGYALDTVSELVGPANPYVYPENLPRYNARGGPGGAPGCWQEITHDFWPAPYLVADTGVSQAPYNHFDIGSPLAIDYVWGRQVGDNTINP